The Nisaea sp. genome includes a region encoding these proteins:
- a CDS encoding ABC transporter substrate-binding protein — MKMLWRSAATTALALGVAAIFGPASPATAETPQYGDELRLVVGSKIPSYDAHIESTFGMIHPIRPFYSLLIRVNPDNPSSPTDFVCDVCEGDVPKATDGGTKYTFKIRKDVKFHDGTPLTAHDVKATFDKIAFPPEGIASNRQAYFKTVESISAPDDYTVVFKLKNPSGTFLPSVAMPYNFLYAKKDLDAHGYTWHQKNINGSGAFRFVEHVPGSHVKGVKNENYHHKGMPYLDGFTAISAPKMSVRLQAIRGGQADIEFRGFPPKARDDLVKALGDAITVQESDWNCVLIVTPNHKVKPMDDVRVRKALSLAIDREGGSKYLSRIAIVKTVGGVVFPGHPLAATEAELSQLAGYGKDVEANRAEAKRLLKEAGHENLKITLHNRGVDQPYKVVGTWLIDQWKKIGVQADQWVQPTTPFYATLRKQKDFTISLDFNCQSIVNPIADISKFLPGAGNNYAEFQDEQLLKWYDELLAEGDEAKQRAIIRKYEKRVLDELASQFITLWWYKINPHRSYVKGWKIAPSHYLNQALDNIWIDQAEKKRQLGG, encoded by the coding sequence ATGAAAATGCTTTGGCGCTCTGCAGCCACAACAGCGCTTGCGCTGGGTGTTGCTGCCATCTTCGGGCCCGCCAGCCCCGCAACAGCCGAAACGCCGCAATATGGCGACGAGCTGCGGTTGGTTGTCGGTTCGAAAATTCCGTCTTACGACGCACATATCGAATCCACCTTCGGCATGATCCACCCGATCCGCCCGTTCTACAGCTTGCTGATACGGGTAAACCCGGACAATCCCTCCTCGCCGACAGACTTTGTCTGCGACGTTTGTGAAGGCGATGTTCCGAAGGCGACGGACGGCGGTACCAAATACACCTTCAAGATCCGCAAGGACGTGAAGTTCCACGACGGCACGCCGCTGACCGCGCACGACGTCAAGGCTACCTTCGACAAGATCGCCTTTCCGCCGGAGGGCATTGCCTCGAACCGGCAGGCATACTTCAAGACTGTCGAATCGATTTCAGCGCCTGACGATTACACCGTCGTCTTCAAGCTGAAGAACCCGTCCGGCACCTTCTTGCCGTCTGTCGCCATGCCGTACAACTTCCTCTATGCGAAGAAGGATCTGGACGCGCACGGTTACACTTGGCACCAGAAAAACATCAACGGGTCGGGCGCTTTCCGGTTTGTCGAGCACGTTCCTGGCAGCCACGTAAAGGGTGTCAAGAACGAGAACTACCATCACAAGGGCATGCCCTATCTGGACGGTTTCACCGCGATTTCAGCGCCGAAAATGTCCGTTCGCCTGCAGGCAATTCGTGGTGGCCAGGCCGACATCGAGTTCCGCGGTTTCCCGCCGAAAGCGCGTGACGATCTTGTCAAAGCCCTTGGCGACGCCATCACGGTTCAGGAAAGCGACTGGAACTGCGTTCTAATCGTGACCCCGAACCACAAGGTCAAGCCGATGGACGACGTGCGGGTGCGTAAAGCACTGTCGCTCGCCATCGATCGTGAGGGCGGCTCCAAATACCTGTCCCGTATTGCGATCGTGAAAACCGTTGGCGGCGTTGTCTTCCCGGGTCACCCGCTCGCAGCAACCGAAGCCGAACTTTCTCAGCTTGCCGGCTATGGCAAAGACGTCGAGGCGAACCGCGCCGAAGCGAAAAGACTGCTGAAGGAAGCCGGTCACGAAAACCTGAAGATCACCCTGCACAATCGCGGCGTCGACCAGCCCTACAAGGTTGTCGGCACATGGCTGATCGATCAGTGGAAGAAGATTGGTGTCCAGGCGGACCAGTGGGTCCAGCCGACCACGCCTTTCTACGCCACACTGCGTAAGCAGAAAGACTTCACCATCTCGCTCGACTTCAACTGTCAGTCGATCGTGAACCCGATTGCCGACATCTCGAAGTTCCTGCCCGGCGCCGGCAACAACTACGCCGAGTTCCAGGATGAGCAGTTGCTCAAATGGTATGACGAGCTTCTGGCCGAAGGTGATGAAGCAAAACAGCGCGCCATCATCCGCAAATATGAAAAGCGGGTACTGGACGAGCTGGCATCGCAGTTCATTACGCTCTGGTGGTACAAGATCAACCCGCACCGTTCCTATGTGAAGGGCTGGAAGATCGCACCAAGCCACTACCTGAACCAGGCACTCGACAACATCTGGATCGACCAGGCCGAGAAGAAAAGACAACTCGGCGGTTAA
- a CDS encoding PAS domain-containing sensor histidine kinase encodes MEKDSEQPFAGYVGGVSQTDLPIPIDAVPDPLVVFDAEGIIRGANRLLSQLLDYNASELIGQPVEILYPDADRSAHRSVRQTFLSQAAEPAQTMRREVFARKRNGALIPIELSMMLVPTTVGVMFTASMRDGSRHVEIEKALTEAADEADAANVAKSRFLGTMSHELRTPLNAIIGFSEMIQHETLGPLPHEKYADYVQTIGVSARHLLDLINELIDLSLIEDNSLRLKLEPSDIKEILEECQAVIEPKSRSQSLKMRLLLPQGPVAHPVDPQRLRQVVLNLLSNAIKFTDSGGTISLALSKDATGMKVQVSDTGTGIAPSVLENIFDLYVRSETDRNVTAGGLGIGLHVSKRLTEAMGGSINITSTLGEGTTVTLSFPPKAAIPANER; translated from the coding sequence TTGGAAAAGGACTCAGAACAGCCGTTCGCCGGCTATGTGGGCGGCGTGAGCCAGACCGATCTGCCGATTCCGATCGACGCAGTGCCGGATCCCCTTGTCGTTTTCGATGCCGAGGGCATCATTCGCGGCGCGAACCGGCTATTGAGCCAACTACTCGATTACAACGCGTCTGAGCTTATTGGCCAGCCAGTAGAAATTCTCTATCCCGATGCGGATCGTTCGGCGCACCGCTCGGTGCGTCAGACCTTTCTGTCCCAGGCGGCGGAGCCGGCGCAGACGATGCGGCGAGAGGTTTTTGCCCGCAAGCGCAACGGCGCGCTGATTCCGATCGAACTGTCGATGATGCTGGTGCCGACGACGGTTGGCGTCATGTTCACGGCAAGCATGCGGGACGGATCCCGCCATGTCGAAATCGAGAAGGCCCTGACCGAAGCGGCTGACGAGGCTGATGCCGCCAACGTCGCCAAGAGCCGGTTCCTCGGCACCATGAGCCATGAGTTGCGCACGCCACTGAACGCGATCATCGGTTTTTCCGAGATGATCCAGCATGAAACGCTGGGCCCGCTGCCACATGAGAAATATGCGGACTATGTCCAGACCATCGGCGTTTCCGCACGCCACCTGCTTGACCTGATCAACGAGCTGATCGATCTGTCGCTGATCGAGGACAACAGCCTCCGGCTCAAGCTCGAGCCCTCGGACATCAAGGAAATCCTGGAAGAGTGCCAGGCGGTCATCGAACCGAAGTCCCGCTCGCAAAGCCTTAAAATGCGCCTCCTTCTGCCGCAAGGACCGGTCGCGCATCCGGTCGATCCGCAACGGTTGCGGCAAGTGGTGCTTAACCTTCTCAGCAACGCCATCAAGTTCACGGATTCCGGCGGCACCATCAGCCTTGCCCTGAGCAAGGACGCCACCGGCATGAAGGTGCAGGTGTCCGATACCGGTACCGGTATCGCGCCATCGGTTCTGGAGAACATATTCGATCTCTATGTTCGCTCGGAGACCGACCGCAACGTCACCGCCGGCGGGCTCGGCATCGGGCTGCATGTCTCGAAACGGCTGACGGAAGCCATGGGCGGCTCCATCAACATCACAAGCACCCTCGGAGAAGGCACCACGGTCACCCTCTCCTTCCCGCCGAAAGCCGCCATTCCAGCGAACGAGCGTTAA
- a CDS encoding 2-methylaconitate cis-trans isomerase PrpF family protein translates to MTSLRIPACFIRGGSSKGVFFSLEDLPPDRSFWDPLFLSVIGSPDPYGRQLNGMGGGVSSVSKVAVISPSDRDDADLDFTFGQVAVGNPLVDYSSNCGNLSSAVGPFALERGLIRLADGQRSVRVYNTNTDKILIAHFAVEDGLATETGAFAIPGVAGTGAPIRLEFLDPAGAGTGSLLPTGNLTDQIRTDDGRSFDATLMDVGNPSVFIDAAAVGRTANETIAELEADRTLMDLLDEIRRKAAVMMGLAKDEASAPSAVPKIAIVGAPQAARDLAGNTIDPEMADLAVRMLSMENVHRVLPLTGAMCTGVACRLSGTVPAALTKIPDGDVRLANPSGILPVGADVTANDGPTVRSVTVIRTARLLMNGEVAVPV, encoded by the coding sequence ATGACAAGCCTCCGCATCCCCGCCTGTTTCATACGTGGAGGCTCCAGCAAGGGGGTGTTCTTCTCACTGGAAGATCTGCCGCCGGACCGATCCTTCTGGGACCCCCTGTTTCTGTCCGTCATCGGCAGCCCCGATCCCTACGGGCGCCAGCTCAACGGCATGGGCGGCGGGGTTTCGTCCGTGTCGAAAGTGGCCGTGATCTCGCCAAGCGATCGGGACGACGCCGATCTCGATTTTACCTTCGGACAGGTGGCCGTCGGCAATCCGCTGGTGGATTACAGCTCGAACTGCGGAAACCTGTCCTCCGCCGTCGGACCCTTCGCGCTGGAACGCGGCCTGATCCGGCTCGCCGACGGCCAGCGCTCCGTCCGTGTCTACAACACCAACACCGACAAGATCCTGATTGCCCATTTCGCCGTCGAGGACGGTCTTGCGACCGAAACCGGCGCTTTCGCCATCCCCGGTGTCGCCGGCACAGGCGCCCCGATCCGGCTCGAATTCCTCGATCCCGCAGGCGCTGGAACCGGCAGCCTGCTTCCGACCGGCAACCTGACGGACCAAATCAGGACCGACGACGGCCGGAGTTTCGATGCGACGCTGATGGATGTCGGCAACCCAAGCGTTTTCATCGACGCGGCGGCTGTTGGCCGCACCGCGAACGAGACCATCGCGGAACTCGAAGCCGACCGGACGCTGATGGACCTGCTTGATGAAATAAGGCGCAAGGCTGCCGTCATGATGGGGCTGGCCAAGGATGAAGCATCAGCGCCCTCCGCCGTTCCCAAGATCGCCATCGTCGGCGCGCCGCAAGCTGCCCGCGACCTGGCCGGTAACACGATCGATCCGGAGATGGCCGACCTGGCCGTCCGGATGCTCTCCATGGAGAATGTCCACCGGGTTCTGCCTCTGACCGGCGCCATGTGCACCGGCGTTGCCTGCCGATTGTCGGGAACTGTCCCAGCGGCTTTGACGAAGATACCGGACGGGGATGTGCGCCTCGCCAATCCATCGGGCATCCTGCCCGTCGGTGCAGACGTGACCGCGAATGACGGGCCCACAGTCCGCTCCGTTACCGTCATCCGCACGGCACGACTGCTGATGAACGGCGAGGTAGCTGTCCCTGTCTAG
- a CDS encoding TauD/TfdA dioxygenase family protein, whose protein sequence is MAQSRLAQQTLDIRPVAGAMGAEIHGIDASRELDDGTVAALRKALLDHLVIFLPAQTLTPEQQLRFARRFGDPLIYPFAKGLDEFPEITPILKKEDDQYNFGGVWHSDTVYQDTPPMGTMLYARELPPFGGDTLFANQYLAYEALSDGMKALLAPLKAFNISGKRKVQRTRTHMMDRASAGLTGDEFESCHPVIRTHPETGRKALYVNVAHTVRFDGMTEEESAPILEFLFEHQIQPEFTCRFRWSEGAVAFWDNRAAMHYPVNDYHGYRRLMHRITLAGDRPFQ, encoded by the coding sequence ATGGCTCAGTCCAGACTGGCGCAGCAGACGCTCGACATCAGACCGGTAGCCGGCGCCATGGGCGCGGAAATTCATGGCATCGATGCCTCCCGAGAGCTTGATGACGGCACTGTCGCAGCCCTCCGCAAGGCGCTGCTCGATCACCTGGTGATCTTCCTTCCCGCCCAGACATTGACGCCGGAGCAGCAGCTCCGTTTCGCGCGCCGCTTCGGCGACCCTCTGATCTATCCCTTTGCAAAAGGGTTGGATGAGTTCCCGGAGATCACCCCAATCCTGAAAAAAGAAGACGATCAGTATAATTTTGGCGGGGTCTGGCACTCGGACACGGTCTACCAGGACACACCGCCCATGGGCACGATGCTCTATGCGCGGGAGCTGCCGCCTTTTGGCGGCGATACGCTCTTCGCCAACCAGTATCTTGCCTATGAAGCCTTGTCCGACGGCATGAAAGCGCTGCTTGCCCCATTGAAAGCGTTCAACATCTCAGGCAAGCGCAAGGTGCAGCGGACACGAACGCACATGATGGACCGCGCCTCGGCAGGACTGACGGGAGACGAGTTCGAATCATGTCATCCGGTGATCCGGACGCACCCCGAGACCGGGCGAAAAGCACTCTATGTAAATGTCGCCCATACGGTCCGGTTCGACGGCATGACCGAAGAGGAAAGCGCTCCCATTCTGGAGTTCCTGTTCGAGCACCAGATCCAGCCCGAATTCACCTGCCGGTTTCGCTGGTCAGAGGGTGCTGTCGCCTTCTGGGACAACCGTGCGGCGATGCACTATCCAGTGAACGATTATCATGGATATAGACGCCTGATGCACCGGATCACACTCGCTGGCGACCGTCCGTTCCAATAA
- a CDS encoding haloacid dehalogenase type II has protein sequence MTVVKALFFDVFGTVVDWRNSIAEEVDRFSDEKGLGLDGQAFALSWRRRYVPAMARIRSGERGFIDLDTLHRENLIEVLEEFGVADLSDADVEHLNMVWHRLNPWPDSVPGLARLKTKFILATMSNGNVKLMVDMAKHGGLPWDMILGAEIAQSYKPDPETYLAGCRMLRLAPEECMMVAAHNGDLVAARALGLKTAFIARPTEYGPEQTVDFKAEHDFDVIAESMEGVADKLGC, from the coding sequence ATGACGGTGGTTAAAGCGCTTTTTTTTGATGTTTTTGGGACCGTTGTCGATTGGCGGAACAGCATTGCTGAGGAAGTAGACCGCTTTTCTGACGAAAAGGGCCTGGGCCTGGACGGGCAGGCCTTCGCGCTCTCCTGGAGGCGGCGGTACGTCCCGGCAATGGCTCGAATACGCAGTGGCGAGCGCGGTTTCATTGACCTCGACACATTGCACCGGGAAAACCTGATCGAGGTGCTGGAGGAGTTTGGGGTCGCGGATCTGAGTGACGCCGACGTCGAGCATCTTAATATGGTCTGGCATCGTCTTAATCCCTGGCCCGACAGCGTGCCGGGGCTGGCCCGGCTGAAAACCAAATTCATTCTGGCGACCATGTCGAACGGCAACGTGAAGCTTATGGTCGACATGGCGAAGCATGGCGGATTGCCCTGGGACATGATTCTCGGGGCCGAGATCGCGCAGAGCTACAAGCCGGACCCTGAAACATATCTCGCCGGGTGCCGCATGCTGCGTCTCGCTCCGGAGGAATGCATGATGGTCGCTGCCCATAACGGCGACTTGGTCGCTGCCCGTGCACTCGGCCTGAAAACGGCTTTTATCGCGCGGCCGACGGAGTACGGACCGGAGCAGACGGTCGATTTCAAAGCCGAGCACGATTTCGATGTCATCGCGGAGTCGATGGAGGGCGTTGCCGACAAGCTCGGCTGCTGA
- a CDS encoding EamA family transporter, whose amino-acid sequence MSEYTPLLLALFAAFLFAIGGQLQNLGVKTVDSRTGTAISISTSALMCWCAAPFFMDWSAWAHPAVLIFMAVGIFRPALSANFSVVGIRYLGPTLSSTLSSTSPLFGLALGILVLGEALTWQTALGTVGIVVAVVMLSRRGKMAEVSWPVWALLFPVAAAAIRSAAHVLSKVGMEFIPDPYFATLVGFTVSAVVATGARFVKKADVPFTWNAPGPRWFAVAGLTFGSAVVCLNQALLIGKVVTVVPIIAASPIFSMMLSLIVFRREVLTLRIAAAVLVVCGSVVLIALNR is encoded by the coding sequence ATGTCTGAATACACGCCTCTACTTCTCGCGCTGTTCGCGGCGTTCCTGTTTGCCATCGGCGGGCAGTTGCAGAATCTTGGCGTGAAAACGGTCGACTCCCGGACCGGCACCGCAATTTCGATCAGCACCTCAGCCTTGATGTGCTGGTGCGCCGCGCCGTTCTTCATGGACTGGTCTGCATGGGCGCATCCGGCGGTACTGATTTTCATGGCTGTCGGCATCTTCAGGCCGGCACTTTCCGCGAATTTCTCTGTCGTCGGGATCCGCTATCTCGGCCCGACCCTGTCATCCACCCTGTCGTCGACATCACCGTTGTTTGGTCTAGCTCTCGGTATTCTCGTTCTTGGTGAGGCGCTGACCTGGCAGACCGCGCTTGGCACGGTTGGCATCGTTGTGGCCGTCGTCATGCTGTCCCGCCGGGGCAAGATGGCGGAGGTTTCCTGGCCGGTCTGGGCGCTGTTGTTCCCGGTCGCCGCTGCGGCGATCCGTTCGGCCGCGCATGTGCTTTCCAAGGTGGGCATGGAATTCATTCCCGATCCCTATTTCGCCACGCTCGTTGGCTTTACTGTTTCGGCGGTTGTCGCAACGGGGGCCCGGTTCGTGAAGAAGGCCGATGTGCCTTTCACCTGGAACGCGCCAGGGCCGCGCTGGTTTGCTGTGGCGGGGCTGACCTTCGGAAGCGCGGTTGTCTGCCTCAACCAGGCGCTGTTGATTGGTAAAGTCGTGACGGTGGTGCCGATCATTGCCGCTTCGCCGATCTTCAGCATGATGCTGAGCCTGATCGTCTTCCGGCGCGAAGTTCTGACGCTGCGGATTGCTGCTGCGGTGCTGGTGGTCTGTGGCTCGGTGGTCCTGATTGCGCTGAACCGCTAG
- a CDS encoding MmgE/PrpD family protein: MADKSPTETYGDFIAAMSGMPVPETAQHHAKRCVLDWFAAAVPGSVLPPATLLPDAVPEDLDRGRARLIPSGRFATARAAALINGAGSHTVEFDDIYRDGLYHPGVAVIPAALALAEETGADGALFLRAVIAGYEVSNRIAAAVNPAHYDYWHTTATIGYFGGTASSSVLLGLTASEAAHALASAGTMAAGLQQAFRAEAMSKPLHAGRASEGGVLAARMAKAGITGALDILEGAAGFGAAMSRDVDWEAAVEGLGSDWTIERTTQKNHAACGHVHAAVDAVREIVTANNLTAESIRRIEAGSYQKSLEICGNADPKTAFEAKFSLPYCLGAVIATGAVRIAAFSPEALADPMIRDIAAKVEHTVDPECDAAFPRRRSAKVTIETADGQRFSHYARTRKGDPDLPLSDAELDEKFFELTGGVLGTAAKPLRDALWRIDALASLSDLPFGEIAAKSAAE, encoded by the coding sequence ATGGCCGACAAGAGCCCGACCGAAACATACGGAGACTTCATTGCCGCGATGAGCGGCATGCCCGTCCCGGAGACGGCACAACATCATGCAAAACGTTGTGTCCTCGACTGGTTCGCGGCGGCGGTTCCGGGAAGCGTGCTGCCGCCGGCGACATTGCTGCCCGATGCGGTTCCTGAGGATCTTGACCGCGGGCGCGCGCGGCTGATCCCGTCCGGGAGGTTTGCGACAGCGCGGGCCGCGGCCTTGATCAATGGCGCCGGCTCTCACACGGTTGAGTTCGACGATATTTACCGGGACGGACTCTATCATCCCGGCGTTGCCGTCATTCCCGCCGCGCTTGCGCTTGCCGAGGAAACAGGAGCGGATGGCGCGCTTTTTCTCCGTGCGGTCATTGCCGGATACGAAGTCTCCAACCGGATCGCCGCAGCGGTCAATCCGGCGCATTACGATTACTGGCACACAACGGCGACCATCGGGTATTTCGGCGGTACGGCATCCTCTTCCGTCCTGCTCGGCCTGACCGCATCCGAGGCGGCGCATGCGCTTGCCTCTGCGGGGACCATGGCGGCCGGATTGCAGCAGGCTTTCCGGGCCGAGGCCATGAGCAAGCCATTGCATGCCGGCCGGGCGTCGGAAGGCGGCGTGCTGGCGGCGCGGATGGCAAAAGCCGGCATCACCGGCGCGCTCGATATTCTGGAAGGCGCCGCCGGGTTCGGAGCGGCGATGAGCCGGGATGTGGACTGGGAGGCCGCTGTTGAGGGGCTTGGTTCCGACTGGACCATCGAGCGGACCACGCAGAAGAACCACGCTGCTTGCGGGCATGTTCATGCGGCCGTCGATGCTGTGAGGGAAATCGTCACCGCGAATAACCTCACGGCAGAGTCGATCCGCCGGATCGAAGCTGGTTCCTATCAGAAGTCGCTTGAGATCTGTGGCAATGCCGATCCCAAAACGGCTTTCGAAGCGAAGTTCTCTCTGCCGTATTGCCTCGGCGCGGTCATCGCGACCGGTGCGGTCCGGATCGCGGCCTTCTCTCCGGAGGCGCTTGCCGACCCGATGATCCGCGACATCGCGGCGAAGGTCGAGCATACGGTCGACCCTGAATGCGATGCGGCCTTCCCGCGCCGGCGCTCAGCAAAAGTCACGATCGAGACCGCGGATGGCCAGCGTTTCAGCCATTATGCGCGGACCCGCAAGGGAGATCCCGATTTGCCGCTTAGTGACGCGGAACTGGATGAGAAATTCTTTGAATTGACCGGCGGCGTGCTGGGCACGGCGGCCAAGCCATTGCGGGATGCGCTCTGGCGGATCGATGCCCTGGCATCCCTGTCCGATCTGCCATTCGGCGAAATTGCGGCAAAATCAGCAGCGGAATAA
- a CDS encoding helix-turn-helix domain-containing GNAT family N-acetyltransferase, translating into MVTDMHDPVEAVRHFSRFYTGRINVLADRLLESEFSLPEARVIFELGHCDGMSARDLADMLGLDPGYLSRLLNGLKRRGILTRSVSEMDRRRHVLALTDAGSSALEALQAKSRAEVSAVLEPLGQDARRDLVSTLRKAEHLLGGESAAGKPVPVIRPHRVGELSWALARQAMLYEQEYGWDGGFELTLLKIGREFLEHYNPDDDCLWIAEVDDRVAGSAAVVRDGPETARLRIVYVEPDARGLGLGHKLVGACIDFARSRGYREMVLSTYSMLTAARRVYEVAGFTLYAEEDEQAYGQYLTAQHWRRDLA; encoded by the coding sequence ATGGTGACCGATATGCATGACCCGGTGGAGGCTGTCCGCCACTTTTCCCGTTTCTATACCGGCAGAATCAATGTTCTGGCGGACCGTCTGCTGGAGAGCGAATTCTCGCTGCCGGAAGCCCGTGTGATTTTCGAGCTTGGCCATTGCGACGGGATGAGTGCCCGCGATCTGGCGGACATGCTGGGGCTCGATCCGGGGTATCTCAGCCGCCTTCTGAATGGCCTGAAGCGTCGCGGTATCCTCACCCGGTCGGTATCCGAGATGGACCGGAGGCGCCATGTCCTTGCGCTGACAGATGCCGGAAGCAGCGCGCTTGAAGCTCTTCAGGCAAAATCGCGTGCGGAGGTTTCCGCGGTGCTGGAACCGCTGGGGCAGGACGCGCGTCGAGATTTGGTCTCCACCTTGCGCAAGGCTGAGCACTTGCTCGGTGGTGAGAGTGCCGCCGGAAAACCGGTGCCGGTGATCCGGCCGCATCGGGTCGGCGAGCTGTCCTGGGCGCTTGCCCGGCAAGCCATGCTTTATGAGCAGGAATACGGTTGGGACGGTGGTTTTGAGCTGACCCTGCTGAAGATCGGACGCGAGTTTCTCGAGCACTACAACCCGGACGATGATTGCCTCTGGATTGCTGAGGTGGATGACCGGGTCGCCGGATCAGCGGCTGTGGTGCGCGACGGGCCGGAAACAGCACGACTCAGGATCGTCTATGTCGAGCCGGACGCACGCGGACTGGGACTCGGGCACAAGCTTGTCGGAGCCTGTATCGATTTTGCCCGTTCGCGCGGTTATCGCGAGATGGTGCTCTCGACCTACAGCATGCTGACCGCGGCACGCCGCGTCTATGAGGTGGCCGGGTTCACGCTTTATGCAGAAGAAGACGAACAGGCCTATGGCCAGTACCTGACAGCTCAGCATTGGCGCCGCGATCTGGCATAG
- a CDS encoding acyl-CoA dehydrogenase, giving the protein MDFNLSEEQRLFQDSVRGFAERHLQEGALARAHEESFPFDVAKLMAGQGLMGITFDEADGGQGGSVMDAVLAIQAVSEICPRSADVIQAGNFGPIRTFAEYASPAHKEKWLGKLLAGEMAISLGMSEPEAGSAATDLVTSATPDGDGFRVNGTKVFSTHSPEAGIFLIYVRFGPGLDGIGSVILERGQEGFTMGKPVRYVGGEHWCQLYFEDVYVPAENVLLGEGGFRKQIAAFNVERIGNSARALAFGRHAFEIAREHALTRKQFGRELAEFQGIQWKFAEAAAQIEAAQLMLYKVATEAAERLPSAYDTAIAKFLCNEAGFRAANDAMQVLGALGYTEESLVEYCWRRTRGWQIAGGSLEMMKNRIAEGVFEKRFSQRAPKAK; this is encoded by the coding sequence TTGGATTTCAATTTGAGTGAGGAGCAGCGTCTCTTCCAGGATTCCGTGCGCGGTTTTGCGGAGCGTCACCTGCAGGAAGGCGCGCTCGCCCGGGCCCATGAAGAGAGTTTCCCGTTCGATGTGGCGAAACTGATGGCCGGGCAAGGCTTGATGGGGATCACGTTCGACGAAGCCGACGGCGGGCAGGGCGGCTCGGTGATGGACGCGGTGCTTGCCATTCAGGCCGTCTCCGAGATTTGCCCGCGCAGCGCCGATGTCATCCAGGCTGGTAATTTCGGCCCGATCCGCACCTTCGCTGAATATGCCAGCCCCGCTCACAAGGAGAAGTGGCTAGGCAAGCTTCTGGCCGGTGAGATGGCGATCTCGCTCGGTATGTCCGAGCCGGAAGCAGGGTCCGCCGCGACCGATCTCGTCACGTCGGCCACGCCGGACGGAGACGGCTTCCGGGTCAACGGCACGAAGGTCTTTTCCACCCACAGCCCGGAAGCGGGAATTTTCCTGATCTATGTGCGCTTCGGGCCGGGGTTGGACGGGATCGGGTCGGTGATCCTTGAGCGCGGGCAGGAAGGCTTCACCATGGGCAAGCCGGTGCGCTATGTCGGCGGCGAGCACTGGTGCCAGCTCTATTTCGAGGATGTCTACGTTCCAGCGGAAAATGTGTTGCTCGGCGAGGGCGGGTTCCGCAAGCAGATCGCGGCTTTCAATGTTGAACGGATCGGCAACTCCGCCCGGGCGCTGGCCTTTGGCCGGCACGCGTTCGAGATTGCCCGGGAACATGCCCTGACACGCAAACAGTTCGGCAGGGAGTTGGCTGAATTCCAGGGCATACAGTGGAAATTTGCGGAAGCCGCCGCGCAGATCGAGGCAGCCCAGCTCATGCTCTACAAGGTCGCGACGGAAGCTGCCGAGCGACTGCCGTCCGCCTATGACACGGCCATCGCCAAGTTTCTCTGCAATGAGGCCGGGTTCCGGGCCGCGAATGATGCCATGCAGGTGCTGGGGGCTCTCGGTTACACGGAGGAAAGCCTGGTGGAATACTGCTGGCGCCGGACGCGCGGCTGGCAAATCGCCGGCGGCAGCCTTGAGATGATGAAAAACCGGATCGCTGAAGGTGTCTTCGAGAAACGCTTCTCTCAACGGGCGCCAAAAGCAAAGTAG